DNA from Sulfurimonas gotlandica GD1:
GATGAAGATCTTATAAAAGATAAGTTTAACTGGGGTAAAACAGTTCTATTGCTTACTATAGGGTTCGCTCTTACTATTGGTGGTGCAAACTTTGTTATTGATAGTGGTACGAATATAGCAAGAGTATTTGGCGTTAGTGAGTGGATTATAGGTATTTTCTTAATCTCACTTGGAACATCTCTCCCAGAGCTTGTAGTTTCAATTGTTGCCGTTAAAAAAGGTAATGCTGAGATGAGTATTGGAAACATTATCGGTTCAAACGTTGCAAATTTTTCTATGGTTTTAGGAGCAGCTTCTCTTGTAAATCCACTAACTGTTGATTTACTTGCAACAAAATTTGATATGTTAATAATGATAGCAGCATCTATTGCACTTGTTTTTATACTTGCGAACAGACTCTACAACAAAGCTGGAGCAATATTTTTATTAATTATTCTAGCTCTATTTATACAGAACTCTTTGGTATAA
Protein-coding regions in this window:
- a CDS encoding calcium/sodium antiporter — protein: MDFIIFIAAMSALIFGADFIIRESERIALHFNISHFVIGATLVAFGTSLPEMAASMMAAGQGKSDMAVANVVGSVIFNITLVLGAVFLISKKMLPKRNLFAQDSAWVIIPLVLFFIMVQDGVIGRVDGLLYLLLMVSYLVFLFTDSKEDLGGEIDEDLIKDKFNWGKTVLLLTIGFALTIGGANFVIDSGTNIARVFGVSEWIIGIFLISLGTSLPELVVSIVAVKKGNAEMSIGNIIGSNVANFSMVLGAASLVNPLTVDLLATKFDMLIMIAASIALVFILANRLYNKAGAIFLLIILALFIQNSLV